Proteins co-encoded in one Pocillopora verrucosa isolate sample1 chromosome 1, ASM3666991v2, whole genome shotgun sequence genomic window:
- the LOC131789305 gene encoding adenosine receptor A2a-like: protein MVFQSNYCQDHWAPFATSVTTSVVAAILTLVTVPGNLLICWAVLRNPTGELKTSFNYLVVNLAISDLIIGLITDPVFVDFHVKEALKVKELLSVQWVVHVSYFFTSTVSVLSIVALAVNRYQVVRSYRLHRAQHSISRTIKVSVSLWILSLSLPLLYRVVGFFRLAFIFANAAVVVTSIVLVFVYFRVCHFLKRHRKTSAHIQSSELEREKQVQREQKATNSLLMIAVAFILCSFPSCVMVYIINLCHTCNCVLIHWLRDLQFLFILINSASNQFLYAFRMRSFKRAFMTISAIAWLVDKFGRQELSLNYPTPQQSQSDSTPSQELKVSAPGAMQRESKL from the coding sequence ATGGTCTTCCAATCCAACTACTGCCAAGATCACTGGGCCCCATTCGCGACCTCTGTAACGACATCAGTGGTGGCCGCTATCTTGACCCTTGTTACCGTGCCCGGCAACTTGCTTATCTGCTGGGCTGTGTTACGGAACCCAACCGGAGAGCTGAAGACTTCATTTAATTACTTGGTAGTGAACCTCGCCATTTCCGACCTCATCATAGGACTGATCACAGATCCAGTCTTTGTTGACTTCCACGTCAAAGAAGCCCTCAAGGTAAAAGAACTCCTGAGTGTTCAGTGGGTGGTCCACGtgtcatatttttttacttcgaCGGTCTCGGTTCTCAGCATTGTGGCATTAGCAGTCAACAGGTACCAGGTGGTTAGGTCATACCGCTTACATCGTGCACAGCATTCCATTAGTCGCACAATCAAAGTGTCTGTTTCTCTGTGGATTCTCTCTCTTAGTCTTCCTCTTCTCTATCGTGTTGTTGGTTTCTTTAGACTAGCTTTCATCTTTGCTAACGCTGCAGTTGTTGTCACTTCGATCGTTCTTGTTTTCGTTTACTTCCGTGTGTGTCACTTTCTAAAACGGCACAGGAAAACTTCTGCACACATTCAGAGCAGCGAGTTGGAACGAGAAAAGCAAGTGCAACGCGAGCAGAAGGCAACAAACTCTCTTCTTATGATAGCAGTTGcatttattttgtgttctttcccTTCTTGTGTGATGGTCTACATCATTAACTTATGTCACACATGCAACTGTGTTCTTATCCACTGGCTCCGAGACTTGCAGTTCTTGTTCATTCTGATTAACTCTGCTTCGAATCAGTTTCTTTACGCCTTTCGCATGCGCTCTTTTAAAAGGGCTTTTATGACCATATCAGCAATTGCATGGCTGGTAGACAAATTTGGAAGACAAGAGTTAAGCTTAAACTATCCGACGCCACAGCAATCTCAATCTGACAGTACACCATCTCAGGAACTGAAAGTAAGTGCCCCCGGAGCTATGCAAAGAGAGAGCAAACTTTAA